CGTGTCCTTCCCGCTGCGCTTTTCGCGGACGATTGTTTTTTCCAGATTGAGCACCGCAAGGTTGATCGGTTGGCGCAGCAGGTTGAAATGCGCGCCATGTTGAAGGAACACCGCGAGATTGTTCCCCCCCCCGAAGCGCTTGATCCAGATCGAATATCCCTCATAGGTGACGCGCAAGTCTTTCAGGCCGATCCTGGCAATTTCCACCTGTTTCATTGGCTGGCACAAGGCCATCGCAATCTGGTTGATCGTGGCCTCCGTATAGTTCGTGGGCGCGGCAAATCCGACCACCCTGCCGTCATTGCGAAAAACAAGAGCTGCCGAGACCTCCTCCAGGTCGTACAAGCGGTTCAATGCCGGCAATTCAATCATGAGACATTCCCCGTAAGTACGGCGCGGCAGCCATCCTCAAAATCCTCCGGCACGGCTTCCATGTCTGAAAAAATGATCAACGGCTCGGTGTAGGTTGGGAAACGCCAGATCCGGCATTGATCCAGCTCGAGGTACCATTCCGACAGCAGCCCGCCCCCCAGACTTTCACCCAGGCCCTCCAACTTTTTAAAATAATCCGCAAACCAGTCCGGTGATAAGGCAGGCACCGTTGAGTTTCCAGCCAACAGCCGGATTCCATCCTTTTCCTCGCGGTAAACGGCGAGGAATCCGGGCTGCACGCACAATTTCTGCACAAGTGCCCCCATCGGATCTGCCTGGCGCGGTTCGGGGACGGATGCCGGACCCCCTGTCTCATCCGGCAGTTGCCGCACCACTTCCATCAGCCCCGCAGCGGCGCCTGTTCCCGCAAACGGTTCGATCAGTTTGTCCAGGGGCTCCCAAAGGGTGCGCTTGATGCCCACCGGAAGTTCACCGACCGTGTAGGTGCTGATTTGCCACGAGAATATTTGCTCCAACGCTTTGATACCCCACACTTTACCCACATTAACCTCGATCAACTGCGCATCCTTGAAATAGAGAAACCCGCTGTCGCCATTGGGATCAAAAACCGTGAGCATGCAGTTGCGCTGCGGCAGCGCATCATTGCGAATCAACTCAATCAGATAGGAATTCATAATTCCAACCTTTCGTTAGCAGGTCCACAGGTTGAATCCAAGTCCTCGCTCCAAAATAATCCCGGGCCTTTGCCGCCACACATTCAGCCTGAACCTTGTTTTCCAGCAGTGCGAACACCGTCGCGCCGCTGCCGCTCATCATCGAATCCAGCACATCATTCTGCCGGGCCAGCCATCTTCCGGCTTCCCGGATCCACAGGTATTTATCAAACACTGCGGGCTCAAGGTCATTCTGCAACCTGAATTCCTGCCAGGCCGCGCCCTTCCCCGCCCTGGACTGCAGCAGCAACCGCCCCAGTTCCCCTTTTCGCGGGTTCGCCGCATACGTCTTGTACGCCCAGGGTGTCGGCACGCCAAACCCAGGATTGACGAGCAATCCCGCCAGAGGCCGGGATAATTCCACCGGCTCAACCTGTTCGCCGCGGCCGCGGCAAATTGCAGGTTTTCGGTACAAAAAGAAATTAATGTCACTACCCATCGAGGCAGCCGCCTGTTCCAGTTTTTCCATCGGCAACCCGCAATCCCACAGCCGGTTCAACGCCAGCAGGGCAAGCGCCGCATTGCTGCTGCCCCCAGCCAACCCGCCTCCAACCGGAATCGCCTTCCTAAGAAAAATCCTGGCTCCATGCGATTTCCCGGAAAATTCCTGAAGCAGCCGGGCCGCGCGAACAACCAAATTATCATCTCCCGCCGGAATATCCGCCCCCTCCACCCGGAGCTCGACGCCGCCGTCCGCCCGTTCCAGTTCCATCTCATCAAACAGGGAAACCGGGCACATCAAGGTCTCCAATTCATGAAATCCGTCCGGCCGCTTGCCGAGGATGCGGAGATACAGATTAATTTTGGCAGGACAACGAACTTTCATTTTACTATTCACAGCGGAATGGGCAGAATGGCCACATTAGAACCAAATTCCAAAAACTGAAAACCCAAAACTCTCCATGAACCCCGAGAATCTGATTCTTGCCCTGGATGTCTATGACTCAAAGGAAGCATTTTCATGGGTGGAACGATTTTCAGGCCGCATCGGCTATTTTAAAATCGGCCTTCAATTGTTCACGTCCCACGGCCCCGAGCTTGTGCGCAAGATCCGCCAACGCGGGGCCAAGGTCTTCCTGGACCTTAAATTGCACGACATTCCCAACACCGTGGCCAAAACCGTGGAATCCCTCTGCCAACTCGATATTCATTTTCTCACCATTCACACCCTGGGCGGCAAAAGCATGATGAACGCCGCCGTGGAGGCCGCCGCAGGCCATCCGCAAACCACACTGCTTGGCGTGACAATCCTGACCCATCTCGATGATGACGACCTCCGCGCGATGGGTTTTGACCATACAGTATCCGGTGAAGTCATAAACCTTGCCCGCTTGGCTCAGGATTCGGGCCTGCACGGACTGGTTTGCTCCCCGCGGGAAGTTTCCCTGCTCCGCAAGCAACTGGGGCCGGATCTTTGCCTGGTCACGCCGGGCGTACGCCCCGAAGGCTCGGAACCGGACGACCAAACCCGCATTGCCACACCGCAGCAAGCCATCCTTTCCGGCAGCAACCATGTCGTGATCGGCCGCCCGATCCTGAAATCAGCCGATCCCGATAAAGTGCTTAGCGATTTGCTGGCGTCTTAGCATCAAATTCCATAGTTTTGTCAAGCTAGACGTTAACGCAGGATTGCGTTTGGCGAAATGCCGAGCATTATTTTGCAGTCATGCCGATCCATCTGCCCCCGCTGACACGCCGCGCGTTTTTGCGTACATCGATTTTTGCCGGGACCGCGCTGGCCTTGGGAGACAGGCGTCTCTCTGCCGCGGAAACAGCGCCTGACCCGCACACCTGGGCACTTCTATCTGATGTGCATATTAACGCCGACCCGCTCAAAGAAGATCGCGGAGTCGTGATGACGGAAAATCTAAAAGCCGTCGTGAAGGAGATCCTGGCTCTTTCCAAACGCCCCGCGCACATGTTCATCGACGGGGATTGCGCGCATCACAGCGGCGAACTCGCGGATTACACCCAGTTTCTCAGCCTCATCGAACCGGCGCGCAAGTCGGGCATGCCGATTGATCTCACGCTGGGCAACCACGACCATCGCGAACATTTCATCAGCAGCATCCCCGGCGCGGGCAAACATCCGCATCCGGTGGAAAACCGCTACGTCTCAGTGCTGCAAACGGCGAGGGCAAACTGGTTCATGCTGGATTCGCTCGACCAGGTGAACATGTCACCGGGATTGTTCGGCCGGGCGCAGCTCGACTGGCTTGCGAAACAACTCGACGCGAACAAGGACAAACCCGCCATCATTTGCGGCCATCACACGCTTTACGGCAAAGGCAGCCTACAGGATACGGATGCATTCCTCGCGTTGCTGGCGCCCCGCAGGCAGGTGAAGGCTTACATCTTTGGCCATTCCCATGCGTGGGCATTTGCGGAACACGAGGGCATCCACCTGATCAATCTCCCGGCGGTTGCCTACGTGTTCAGCAAGGAGCAGCCCAACGGCTGGGTGCATGCCACCCTGCTGGAATCGGGGCTGCGACTGCAATTAAGCGCGCTCGACAAAACCCATCCCGCGCACGGACAGGTGAAGGAATTTGCGTGGCGGAGTTGAAGCTTATCGCAACGCAGTTAAGGCACTGAACCAAAATCCAATATGCGCCAATTGCGGTTTGAACACCAGATTCGACGGTTAGAGCTGTTGGCCTGCACGCGCCAGATCCCACAGAATGACCGCTACCTCGAAACGTATCCCGAACTTTTGGGGTCAATTCAGGCGTTGCTACCTCTGGATCGCAGTAAGCTGATCCTGGTGGCCCACGCGGTTTTTGGTTGGATGCCAACGCAAATCCGCATCGATATGCAAAAAATCAACACCGCACTCGACGACATAAATTCAATCTTACAAGGCGCGGATGCTTCGGTGGACAACATCACACTACTGGCATCGACATTCCAAACGATCAACGGCAATTCGGTGGTTGCAGCATCCAAAATTCTTCACTTTCTCGATCCTGCCAATTACCCCATTTGGGATGGTAAAGTTGCCAAGGTCTGGAAACGGCCTCCAAACGGAACGAGGGCAGCTAACAACTACCATGAGTTCACGCAGGCGTGTCGCCAATTCATGAAAAACGAGACAGCTCAGCAAACCTGCCAGGCTATGCGCGGACGTCTGGCTACAGCAGGTTATTCTTACCACATGGAGGATATGCGGTTGATCGAACTTATGCTTTTTCTGCCACCATAAGGGTAAAACAATCTCAACCCCTTTAGGCTTTACGCTTTAAAGACTGCATGCACATAGTACATGCAGCATTTTTAGATGAAGCACACCATCCACGACATCCTCGAAGAATTCCGGGAGGCGGCAACATCCAAGCGGGATTTGGGGGATCGGTTTGAACGCCTCATCTGCCGTTACCTCGAACTGGACCCCCTTTACGCCGACCGCTTCTCCGACGTTTGGATGTGGAACGAATGGCCCGGCAAGGGAAACGTAGGCGACGTGGGCATTGACCTCGTGGCCAAGGAACGGGCCACCGGCGAGTTTTGCGCCATTCAGTGCAAATTCTACCTCCCAGACCACACGCTCTCCAAAGCCGACATCGATTCTTTCTTCACCGCCGCAGGGAAGGAACCTTTCACCTCCTGCATGATCGTTTCCACGACGGACAAGTGGGGAAAAAACGCCGAGGATGCTCTTGCCAACCAGTCCAAGCCGGTCATCCGGCTCCGTGTCCAGGACCTCGACGCCAGTCCGGTGGATTGGTCAAAGTTCAGTCTCACGCGCCCGCAAGACCTCCAGCTCCGGGCAAAGAAACAAATCCGCGACCACCAAAAGAACGCCCTCCAGAATATCGTTTCAGGCTTTACGACAGCCGACCGGGGCAAGCTCATTATGGCGTGCGGTACAGGCAAAACCTTCACCGCGCTGAAATTAGCCGAGCGGATGGCCCCACAGGGACACGTCCTTTTCCTGGTGCCGTCGTTGTCACTCCTTTCCCAAAGCTTGCGCGAATGGACCGCCGAATCCGATCTTATCCTCCACAGCATGGCCGTCTGCTCCGATACCAAAGTCGGGAAAAAAGTCACCAAGCCATCCAAAAACGAAACGGAAAGCGCGGACATTACCACCTGCGATCTGGCATTCCCAGCAACCACATCAGCCCAGCAAATCCTCCGCCAATATAAAGGCATCCATGCCATTGCGGCCAAAAAAGGAGCTGCAAAGGGCATGACGGTGGTTTTCTCGACCTATCAATCCATTCTCGCCGTTTCGGAGGCTCAAAAGGCCGGACTGCCGGAATTTGATCTCATCATCTGCGACGAAGCCCACCGCACCACCGGCGTCACCCTGAGCGGCGAAGACGAAAGCCACTTCATCAAAATTCACGACGCTACCTTCATCCGAGGCAAAAAACGCCTCTACATGACTGCCACCCCGCGTATTTACAGCGACGACACCAAGGTTAAAGCCAAGGACGCTGCGGCTGAACTTTGTTCGATGGACGACCCTGCTGTCTTTGGCGAAGAATTCCACCGACTCGGCTTTGGTGAAGCCGTCAGCAGAAATCTGCTTTCCGATTACAAAGTCCTCGTTCTGGCTGTGGATGAAAAATACGTCACCAAAACGTTTCAACGCCAAATCGCCGACGCCAACAACGAACTCAATCTCGAAGACGCCGTCAAAATCACCGGTTGCTGGAACGGTCTGGCCAAACGCCTCGACCGCAGCACCGCGCCGAACACCGACCTCCAGGGCGACACCGCCCACATGCGCCGCGCCGTCGCCTTCTCCCGTTCCATTGCAGGTTCCAAGGCATTCGTCCGGCAATTTGGCCAGATCATCGAAGCCTATCGTGAAACACATCCCGACGAAGACGATCTCCTCCACTGCGAACTGGATCATGTGGACGGCACTTACAATGCCCTCAAACGCAACGAACTCTTGGATTGGCTCAAGGCAGAGTCCACGGAAAACACCTGCCGCATACTTTCCAATGCCCGCTGCCTCTCCGAAGGCGTTGATGTTCCGGCTTTGGACGCAGTCATATTCCTGAACCCGCGCAACTCCATTGTGGATGTCGTCCAGTCCGTAGGCCGCGTCATGCGCCGGGCCGAGGGCAAGCAATACGGCTACATCATCCTCCCGGTTGGCATTCCCGCCGACATGGCGCCGGAAGAAGCACTCAAGGACAACGAAAAATATAAAGTTGTCTGGCAGGTGCTCCAAGCCCTCCGTGCGCATGACGACCGGTTCAACGCCACCGTCAACCAGATCGAACTCAATAAAAAACGTCCCGACGCCATCCAGATCATCGGCGTCGGCGGCAACGAGCCCGGCCAGCCTAACGACGGTGACAGCAAGCCCAATGTGCAGGAAATCCAAGGCGCTTTCCTCTTTCCGCACCTCGAAGAATGGAAAGACGCCATTTATGCCCGGATCGTTCTCAAATGCGGCGACCGCCGTTATTGGGAAAGTTGGGCCAAAGATGTCGCCGTCATTGCCGAGCGCCACATCACCCGCATCAAAGCCCTGCTCGAAAGCGGCGAGCCGCGTCACAAGAGGGCTTTTGCTGAATTTCTCCAAGGGCTCCGTCAAAACATTAATCCGAGTATTTCAGAGGACGATGCCATCGAGATGCTTTCCCAGCATCTCATCACCCGCCCTGTCTTCGACGCCCTTTTCGATAATTACTCCTTTACCCAGAACAACCCAGTTTCCCTCGCCATGCAGAAGATGCTCAACACCCTTGAGGATCAGGCGTTGGAAAAAGAAACCGCCACGCTGGAAAAATTCTATGCCAGCG
Above is a genomic segment from Candidatus Methylacidiphilales bacterium containing:
- a CDS encoding DEAD/DEAH box helicase family protein; the encoded protein is MKHTIHDILEEFREAATSKRDLGDRFERLICRYLELDPLYADRFSDVWMWNEWPGKGNVGDVGIDLVAKERATGEFCAIQCKFYLPDHTLSKADIDSFFTAAGKEPFTSCMIVSTTDKWGKNAEDALANQSKPVIRLRVQDLDASPVDWSKFSLTRPQDLQLRAKKQIRDHQKNALQNIVSGFTTADRGKLIMACGTGKTFTALKLAERMAPQGHVLFLVPSLSLLSQSLREWTAESDLILHSMAVCSDTKVGKKVTKPSKNETESADITTCDLAFPATTSAQQILRQYKGIHAIAAKKGAAKGMTVVFSTYQSILAVSEAQKAGLPEFDLIICDEAHRTTGVTLSGEDESHFIKIHDATFIRGKKRLYMTATPRIYSDDTKVKAKDAAAELCSMDDPAVFGEEFHRLGFGEAVSRNLLSDYKVLVLAVDEKYVTKTFQRQIADANNELNLEDAVKITGCWNGLAKRLDRSTAPNTDLQGDTAHMRRAVAFSRSIAGSKAFVRQFGQIIEAYRETHPDEDDLLHCELDHVDGTYNALKRNELLDWLKAESTENTCRILSNARCLSEGVDVPALDAVIFLNPRNSIVDVVQSVGRVMRRAEGKQYGYIILPVGIPADMAPEEALKDNEKYKVVWQVLQALRAHDDRFNATVNQIELNKKRPDAIQIIGVGGNEPGQPNDGDSKPNVQEIQGAFLFPHLEEWKDAIYARIVLKCGDRRYWESWAKDVAVIAERHITRIKALLESGEPRHKRAFAEFLQGLRQNINPSISEDDAIEMLSQHLITRPVFDALFDNYSFTQNNPVSLAMQKMLNTLEDQALEKETATLEKFYASVKERATGIDNAQGKQRIVIELYDTFFRTAFPKMAERLGIVYTPVEVVDFIIHSVNDVLKHEFRSSLGDKDVHIIDPFTGTGTFLVRLLQSGHIQPADLLRKYQNELHANEIILLAYYIAAINIEETFHALLREQTGQLHYKNPKSKAENGYVPFQGIVLTDTFQISESKNEMDEKMFPENNQRVKRQKASPIRVVIANPPYSSGQTSENDGNKNLKYPQLDERIRSTYAERSTATNKNSLYDSYIRALRWASDRIADRGIVSFVSNGSFIDGNAMEGVRACLAEEFSTIYVFNLRGNQRTSGETSRMEGGKIFGSGSRASIAISVFIKNPEKKGPCELFYHDIGDYLSREEKLEIITKFQSINGLHQERRWESLQPNANHDWINQRDEVFETFVSLGDKKDENSKVFFENYSSGVKTNRDNWCYNFSKTALTANMRRMIDFYNEQVEGFAKIGAGKLKAELPELAEKFIDTDAKKISWSRGLKNDLSRGVPHQFNPDSVRRSIYRPYCKQTLYTDKYFNDMIYQIPKIFPKAGLQNLAICVTGIGATKDFSALISSTLPDLELISKSQCFPLYLYEKEEPQEGELISRHQEGELIDGYRRRDAISDAILTDFRSAYEARITKEDIFYYVYGILHSEEYKTRFASDLKKMLPRIPFTKETSDFWKFSQAGRDLARWHLNYETIEPYPLTEHKSELTLVPQKHYQVQKMIFGRKDKAVDKTTIIYNSHLTLAGIPPEAYEYVVNGKPALEWVMERYQITVDKDSGIRNDPNDWMTEHKDPTYLVNLLKRITRVSLETLKIVKSLPALNEKVAA
- the ispE gene encoding 4-(cytidine 5'-diphospho)-2-C-methyl-D-erythritol kinase, translating into MKVRCPAKINLYLRILGKRPDGFHELETLMCPVSLFDEMELERADGGVELRVEGADIPAGDDNLVVRAARLLQEFSGKSHGARIFLRKAIPVGGGLAGGSSNAALALLALNRLWDCGLPMEKLEQAAASMGSDINFFLYRKPAICRGRGEQVEPVELSRPLAGLLVNPGFGVPTPWAYKTYAANPRKGELGRLLLQSRAGKGAAWQEFRLQNDLEPAVFDKYLWIREAGRWLARQNDVLDSMMSGSGATVFALLENKVQAECVAAKARDYFGARTWIQPVDLLTKGWNYEFLSD
- a CDS encoding DUF6308 family protein, coding for MRQLRFEHQIRRLELLACTRQIPQNDRYLETYPELLGSIQALLPLDRSKLILVAHAVFGWMPTQIRIDMQKINTALDDINSILQGADASVDNITLLASTFQTINGNSVVAASKILHFLDPANYPIWDGKVAKVWKRPPNGTRAANNYHEFTQACRQFMKNETAQQTCQAMRGRLATAGYSYHMEDMRLIELMLFLPP
- a CDS encoding metallophosphoesterase codes for the protein MPIHLPPLTRRAFLRTSIFAGTALALGDRRLSAAETAPDPHTWALLSDVHINADPLKEDRGVVMTENLKAVVKEILALSKRPAHMFIDGDCAHHSGELADYTQFLSLIEPARKSGMPIDLTLGNHDHREHFISSIPGAGKHPHPVENRYVSVLQTARANWFMLDSLDQVNMSPGLFGRAQLDWLAKQLDANKDKPAIICGHHTLYGKGSLQDTDAFLALLAPRRQVKAYIFGHSHAWAFAEHEGIHLINLPAVAYVFSKEQPNGWVHATLLESGLRLQLSALDKTHPAHGQVKEFAWRS
- the pyrF gene encoding orotidine-5'-phosphate decarboxylase, with product MNPENLILALDVYDSKEAFSWVERFSGRIGYFKIGLQLFTSHGPELVRKIRQRGAKVFLDLKLHDIPNTVAKTVESLCQLDIHFLTIHTLGGKSMMNAAVEAAAGHPQTTLLGVTILTHLDDDDLRAMGFDHTVSGEVINLARLAQDSGLHGLVCSPREVSLLRKQLGPDLCLVTPGVRPEGSEPDDQTRIATPQQAILSGSNHVVIGRPILKSADPDKVLSDLLAS